The nucleotide sequence GAGGAAGTAGGCCACGAGATCGAGATATTCCTGCTCGGTCAGGCTGCCCGGCGCGTGGCGCGGCATGGCCCCGGAAATGAAGTGGTAGAACTTCAGCGCCGTGGAATATTTCTCGAATGCCGTCACCAGCGTGTCCCCGTGACAGGCCGCGCATTGCATCCGGAAGACCTCCTGCCCGCGCTCGGCCTGTTCGGCCGTATAGGCGCCCTCCTCCGCCGCGCCCGGCATGACCAGTGCAGCCATGACGGCGCAGACGAGCGCATACTTCGTCAGCCCGGCGCGGGACCTAGTAATAATGGGCATCGGGATCCACCAGAGCTTCCTGAGCAAGGCGTATGGTCTCCTGGCAATCCGTGTCGACGACGATGGAGAGGCTGTTGGCCTCGTGCTTGGCCTTTGAGGCAGTGAGGCGATATTCACCCTTGGGCAGGAAGAAACGCGCAACGCCCGTGGCATCGGTGCGGCTGCGGTAGGGATGAAGCTGCACTTCGGCACCCGCCAGCGGCGTGCTGCCGGCACTGTCCATGACCGAAATCTCGACATGGCACTCGGGCGCCGGCACGTGTTTGACGCGCAGGCTCGCCTCCGCTGCCAACCGCGGAGGCTGCTCACTGGCCTCGGTCGACAGGGAAAACTGCTGGATGCCGAGCGCATCGCTACCGCGCAGCTCGAGCTCCACAAAATGGAGCGCTTCGCTGCCTGCCAGAACAGCGTCGGTGAAGGCAGTCCGGCCGACTTCCAGCCCGGCGGCGTCGGTGACCACCACGGTCATGCCGCTCATATTGCCCCCGTCGCTGCCCTTAAGGCCAATCTTGACGGCAAACGGCGTGCCGATGGGGACAGCGCTGGGCGTGTCCCAAACCAGAAGCGTGGTCTTGATCGGACGGACTGCAAAGCTGAGGACTGCCTCGACCGGTTCGTCCTCGTCTTCGGCGACGAGGCGCGCGGTCCATTCAAATGTGCCGACGCTGTTCGGCCCGGTAAATTCGAGCTGGTCGGTCTGGGCGACTTCGTCGGAAACGGCGCCGAGTTCAAACTGGCCGCGCGAAGCTCCAAGGTGGTCAAAGATTTCGACGAAGGAACCCACATGATCATGGGCGGCGCGGCAGAGAACCGTGAGGGTCGCATTCG is from Devosia sp. SD17-2 and encodes:
- a CDS encoding c-type cytochrome translates to MPIITRSRAGLTKYALVCAVMAALVMPGAAEEGAYTAEQAERGQEVFRMQCAACHGDTLVTAFEKYSTALKFYHFISGAMPRHAPGSLTEQEYLDLVAYFLDRAEFPQGNSELTADRATLEEITIKDR
- a CDS encoding carboxypeptidase-like regulatory domain-containing protein is translated as MLEPGHLYFLAREAEIEANATLTVLCRAAHDHVGSFVEIFDHLGASRGQFELGAVSDEVAQTDQLEFTGPNSVGTFEWTARLVAEDEDEPVEAVLSFAVRPIKTTLLVWDTPSAVPIGTPFAVKIGLKGSDGGNMSGMTVVVTDAAGLEVGRTAFTDAVLAGSEALHFVELELRGSDALGIQQFSLSTEASEQPPRLAAEASLRVKHVPAPECHVEISVMDSAGSTPLAGAEVQLHPYRSRTDATGVARFFLPKGEYRLTASKAKHEANSLSIVVDTDCQETIRLAQEALVDPDAHYY